A window of the Listeria swaminathanii genome harbors these coding sequences:
- a CDS encoding SGNH/GDSL hydrolase family protein: MKKTIQSVGVWGDSIMKGVLFNPEKNRYTLLKNNCIKRASEKLGLTFQNHSTMGRTITKGHEILTKDLEKDATNDIAIIEFGGNDCDFNWAEVSENPTAEHTPSTPIDIFETQLLEMIARLKKLDIKPILMTLPPLHAKRYFDFITKDGLSKENILQFLGGDVQMIYRWQERYSNTISRIASETGSHIIDIRDSFLAEFHYENLLCADGIHPNEAGHIAMSRKFIQYASFHKA, from the coding sequence ATGAAGAAAACCATTCAGTCAGTTGGTGTTTGGGGCGATAGTATTATGAAAGGCGTTCTTTTCAATCCTGAAAAAAATCGCTATACATTGCTTAAAAACAACTGCATTAAACGAGCATCTGAAAAACTTGGCCTGACTTTTCAAAATCATTCCACAATGGGTCGTACAATAACAAAAGGCCACGAAATTTTAACAAAAGACTTAGAAAAAGATGCAACAAATGATATCGCCATTATCGAATTTGGCGGAAATGATTGTGATTTCAACTGGGCGGAAGTATCTGAAAACCCAACAGCGGAGCACACTCCAAGTACACCAATCGATATTTTTGAAACGCAACTTCTGGAAATGATTGCACGACTTAAAAAATTGGATATTAAGCCAATTTTAATGACACTGCCCCCTCTTCACGCGAAACGTTATTTTGATTTCATTACGAAAGACGGACTGAGCAAAGAAAATATTCTACAATTTTTAGGCGGCGACGTACAAATGATTTATCGCTGGCAAGAACGTTATAGCAACACAATTTCGCGAATCGCAAGTGAAACTGGTAGCCATATTATTGATATCCGTGATAGTTTCCTTGCTGAATTCCATTATGAAAATTTGCTTTGCGCAGATGGGATTCATCCAAATGAAGCTGGTCACATCGCAATGTCGCGCAAATTTATTCAATACGCAAGTTTTCACAAAGCATAA
- a CDS encoding DUF6044 family protein: MWKKHKWLIVALLLLAIYVAPLFILGGNSHVRIHDNLDSNMTWYKMVLDSGDYTAKVGTANIDQIMDDSVPRDSFDSEFVGIDWLYMIFSAPIAFAVSQLITRVFAFLGLFLWARDYLIKDKKYLVPLYFVSLAFALTPYWPSGMLSTLGMPLALWAFLNIRNNRRRIWNVVILTLLPFYSSLILGFCFFLVMVGCIWLYDVIKKKQVNIRFLLSIIYMGLLYVVVNYRFIYAMFLHPEPDSRSEFSLPQLSFLSSIRLSFKNFINGHTHDQALAGFVILPILLLVLVLIIIKREWVKEKLFLWLFGFNLFLSFWYGFWWYKGWNVIKENVEIMRTFNFSRFHFLQPFLFYGLFALAIVYLIKKGNWWRKLAYVAIVLQLVVVFANNSEIYYRTGNGSPSINQFYATEQFEEIKDYIGKPQSSYRVGSIGLHPSVSQENGFYTVDGYVNSYPLAYKKAFRKIIAGELDKSPVLEDYYDNWGNRCYLFSAELGKNYDFGKDSEKHIKQLDFNSEAFKAVGGEYILSAVPIDNAADVGLQFEKAFNNKESYWKIYLYKVTN; this comes from the coding sequence ATGTGGAAGAAGCATAAGTGGCTAATTGTCGCACTTCTATTATTGGCAATTTATGTCGCTCCATTATTTATTCTTGGCGGGAATAGTCATGTGAGAATTCATGATAACTTGGATTCCAATATGACCTGGTACAAAATGGTTTTGGATAGCGGAGATTATACTGCAAAAGTGGGGACTGCAAATATCGATCAGATAATGGATGATAGTGTCCCAAGAGATTCTTTTGATTCAGAGTTTGTTGGTATTGATTGGCTTTATATGATTTTCAGCGCACCTATTGCGTTTGCGGTGAGTCAATTAATTACGCGTGTGTTTGCATTTTTAGGGTTATTTTTATGGGCAAGGGATTATCTTATTAAAGACAAAAAATATCTCGTGCCACTTTATTTTGTTTCCTTGGCTTTTGCGCTGACGCCATATTGGCCGTCTGGTATGCTGAGTACGCTTGGAATGCCGCTTGCTTTGTGGGCATTTTTGAACATTCGAAACAATCGGCGGCGCATTTGGAATGTCGTCATACTGACCTTACTTCCATTTTATTCTAGTTTGATATTAGGATTTTGTTTCTTTTTAGTGATGGTTGGATGTATTTGGTTATATGATGTCATTAAGAAAAAACAAGTAAATATTCGCTTTTTACTCAGTATCATTTATATGGGATTGCTTTATGTGGTAGTGAATTATCGCTTTATCTACGCGATGTTTTTACACCCCGAGCCAGATTCGAGGAGTGAATTTAGTTTACCGCAGTTATCCTTTTTAAGTTCGATTCGGCTGAGTTTTAAAAATTTCATTAATGGCCATACGCATGATCAGGCGCTGGCTGGATTTGTTATTTTGCCGATTTTACTTCTTGTTCTCGTGCTCATCATTATAAAACGCGAATGGGTGAAGGAAAAGCTATTTTTATGGCTGTTCGGATTTAATTTATTTTTATCATTTTGGTATGGTTTTTGGTGGTACAAGGGCTGGAATGTCATTAAAGAGAACGTGGAAATCATGCGGACGTTTAATTTTTCGCGATTCCACTTTTTGCAGCCGTTTCTATTTTATGGATTATTTGCACTTGCAATTGTTTACTTAATCAAAAAAGGAAATTGGTGGCGAAAGTTAGCTTATGTGGCGATTGTGCTACAACTGGTCGTCGTTTTCGCTAATAATTCTGAGATTTACTATCGCACCGGAAATGGCTCGCCAAGCATTAATCAATTTTATGCGACGGAGCAATTTGAGGAAATTAAAGATTATATTGGCAAACCGCAGTCAAGTTACCGGGTTGGTAGCATTGGGCTGCACCCGTCTGTTTCTCAGGAAAATGGTTTTTATACAGTGGATGGCTACGTTAATTCCTATCCACTTGCGTATAAAAAGGCCTTCCGGAAAATTATTGCTGGTGAGTTAGATAAGAGTCCTGTTTTAGAAGATTATTACGATAATTGGGGCAATCGCTGTTATTTATTTTCTGCTGAGTTAGGAAAAAATTATGATTTCGGCAAGGATTCGGAAAAACATATTAAACAGCTAGATTTCAATTCAGAAGCCTTTAAAGCAGTTGGCGGCGAGTATATTTTGTCGGCAGTTCCGATTGATAATGCAGCGGATGTCGGTCTTCAATTCGAAAAAGCGTTCAACAACAAAGAGTCATACTGGAAAATCTATTTGTACAAAGTGACTAACTAA